The proteins below come from a single Miscanthus floridulus cultivar M001 chromosome 1, ASM1932011v1, whole genome shotgun sequence genomic window:
- the LOC136451601 gene encoding uncharacterized protein, with protein MADFIVEWTEVQMPPAVIDQECWTMYFDGSLMKKGAGAGLVFVSPLGVHMRYMVWLHFPSSNNVAEYEALVNGLCIAIELGIRHLDIRGDSQLVVNQVMKESSCHDSKMAAYCQEVRWLEDKFDGLELNHVPRRLNDAADALAKAASSRELVPTGVFASDQHKPSVRYEGSDWAKDGPSDLALRADPPTIPFDSEVMELEEDPAAEPYPLDDWITPYLDYLLHDTLPMDKMEARWLTRRAKSFVLVEGELYRRSHIGIL; from the coding sequence atggctgacttcatcgtagagtggaccgaggtccagatgccaccggcggtcatcgatcaagagtgtTGGACGATGTATTTTgatgggtcgctgatgaagaagggcgccggcgcagggctggtctttgtatcacccctcggggtccacatgaggtatatggtttggctccattttccctcatcaaataatgtggccgaatacgaggcactCGTTAAcggcctatgcattgccatcgagctgggcatccgacacctcgacattcggggtgactctcagctggtcgttaaccaagtcatgaaggagtctagtTGCCACGActccaagatggctgcatactgccaagaagtccgatggctggaggacaagttcgatggcctcgaacttaaTCACGTCCCGAGGCGCCTCAACGATGCGGCCGACGCACTTGCGAAGGCTGCATCCAGTCGAGAGCTGGtgccaacaggcgtctttgccagtgatcaacacaaaccatCGGTGCGCTACGAAGGCTCGGATTGGGCGAAGGATGGCCCGTCTGATCTGGCCCTGAGGGCTGACCCGCCGACTATTCCGTTTGActctgaggtcatggagcttgaagaggatccggcTGCAGAGCCTTACCCGCTGGACGACTGGATAAcgccctacctcgactacctcctccatgacacactgccaatggacaagatggaggctcgatggctcacacgtcgcgccaagtccttcgtccttgtagagggcgaactctacagacGGAGCCACATCGGGATCCTGTAG